The proteins below are encoded in one region of Corvus hawaiiensis isolate bCorHaw1 chromosome 3, bCorHaw1.pri.cur, whole genome shotgun sequence:
- the SPRED2 gene encoding sprouty-related, EVH1 domain-containing protein 2 isoform X2, with protein sequence MASPSSDSYIVRVKAVVMTRDDSSGGWLPQEGGGLSRVGVCKVTYPEGNGRSGFLIHGERQKDKLVVLECFVKKDLVYTKANPTFHHWKVDNRKFGLTFQSPADARAFDRGVRKAIEDLIEGSTTSSSTLHNEAEVGDDDVFTNATDSSSNSSQKREQPVRTLASPASCEHRRICTRGHLHDHYSSDHYHLEQSVPRSYRHVNFPDDDEEIVRINPREKIWMTGYEDYRHAPARGKNFDPDDMDSYVRFAKSEASKHEYTYPYVDNSDFDLGEDTKGAVIKTQPVKFKPRRKEDGERSRCVYCRDMFNHEENKRGQCQDAPDRVKTCIHRVSCMWCADTMLYHCMSDPEGDYTDPCSCDTSDEMFCLRWMALIALSFIAPCMCCYLPLRACYHCGVMCRCCGGKHKAAG encoded by the exons ATGGCATCCCCCAGCAG TGACAGCTATATTGTGCGAGTCAAAGCTGTGGTTATGACCCGAGATGACTCCAGTGGGGGATGGTTGCCGCAAGAAGGAGGCGGTCTCAGTAGAGTTGGCGTCTGCAAGGTCACGTACCCGGAGGGCAATGGAAGAAGTGGATTTCTAATCCATGGTgaaaggcagaaagacaaaCTG GTGGTGCTGGAGTGCTTTGTGAAGAAGGACCTGGTGTACACGAAGGCAAACCCCACCTTCCACCACTGGAAAGTTGACAACAGAAAGTTTGGGCTCACTTTTCAAAGCCCCGCTGACGCTCGAGCCTTCGACAGAGGAGTGAGGAAAGCCATCGAGGACCTCATCGAAG GATCTACGACTTCCTCGTCCACCCTTCACAACGAGGCCGAGGTCGGCGATGATGATGTCTTCACT AATGCTACAGATAGCTCCTCCAACTCCTCTCAGAAGAGGGAACAGCCTGTGCGAACTCTGGCTTCTCCTGCATCCTGCGAACATCGAAGAATTTGCACTCGTGGCCACCTTCACGACCATTACAGCTCTGACCACTACCATCTAGAACAA TCAGTACCACGATCCTACCGGCACGTCAACTTTCCAGACGATGATGAGGAGATAGTGCGCATCAATCCTCGGGAAAAGATTTGGATGACTGGATATGAGGATTATCGCCATGCCCCAGCACGAGGAAAGAACTTTGATCCTGATGACATGGACTCCTACGTACGTTTTGCCAAAAGCGAGGCCTCGAAACACGAATACACTTATCCTTACGTAGACAACTCAGACTTTGACCTGGGTGAAGATACCAAGGGTGCTGTGATAAAGACTCAACCTGTCAAATTCAAGCCCAGGCGGAAGGAAGATGGTGAGAGGTCGCGGTGCGTGTACTGCAGGGACATGTTCAACCACGAGGAGAACAAGCGGGGTCAATGCCAGGATGCTCCAGACCGCGTCAAGACTTGCATCCATCGAGTGAGCTGTATGTGGTGCGCAGACACTATGCTCTATCACTGTATGTCCGACCCAGAAGGAGACTATACAGATCCTTGCTCGTGCGACACCAGTGATGAAATGTTTTGCCTCCGGTGGATGGCCCTTATCGCCTTGTCTTTCATTGCTCCATGTATGTGCTGTTACTTGCCGCTTCGGGCTTGTTACCACTGTGGGGTCATGTGCAGGTGCTGTGGTGGAAAACACAAAGCTGCTGGATGA
- the SPRED2 gene encoding sprouty-related, EVH1 domain-containing protein 2 isoform X1, with translation MSLDGEKMTEEAYPDDDSYIVRVKAVVMTRDDSSGGWLPQEGGGLSRVGVCKVTYPEGNGRSGFLIHGERQKDKLVVLECFVKKDLVYTKANPTFHHWKVDNRKFGLTFQSPADARAFDRGVRKAIEDLIEGSTTSSSTLHNEAEVGDDDVFTNATDSSSNSSQKREQPVRTLASPASCEHRRICTRGHLHDHYSSDHYHLEQSVPRSYRHVNFPDDDEEIVRINPREKIWMTGYEDYRHAPARGKNFDPDDMDSYVRFAKSEASKHEYTYPYVDNSDFDLGEDTKGAVIKTQPVKFKPRRKEDGERSRCVYCRDMFNHEENKRGQCQDAPDRVKTCIHRVSCMWCADTMLYHCMSDPEGDYTDPCSCDTSDEMFCLRWMALIALSFIAPCMCCYLPLRACYHCGVMCRCCGGKHKAAG, from the exons TGACAGCTATATTGTGCGAGTCAAAGCTGTGGTTATGACCCGAGATGACTCCAGTGGGGGATGGTTGCCGCAAGAAGGAGGCGGTCTCAGTAGAGTTGGCGTCTGCAAGGTCACGTACCCGGAGGGCAATGGAAGAAGTGGATTTCTAATCCATGGTgaaaggcagaaagacaaaCTG GTGGTGCTGGAGTGCTTTGTGAAGAAGGACCTGGTGTACACGAAGGCAAACCCCACCTTCCACCACTGGAAAGTTGACAACAGAAAGTTTGGGCTCACTTTTCAAAGCCCCGCTGACGCTCGAGCCTTCGACAGAGGAGTGAGGAAAGCCATCGAGGACCTCATCGAAG GATCTACGACTTCCTCGTCCACCCTTCACAACGAGGCCGAGGTCGGCGATGATGATGTCTTCACT AATGCTACAGATAGCTCCTCCAACTCCTCTCAGAAGAGGGAACAGCCTGTGCGAACTCTGGCTTCTCCTGCATCCTGCGAACATCGAAGAATTTGCACTCGTGGCCACCTTCACGACCATTACAGCTCTGACCACTACCATCTAGAACAA TCAGTACCACGATCCTACCGGCACGTCAACTTTCCAGACGATGATGAGGAGATAGTGCGCATCAATCCTCGGGAAAAGATTTGGATGACTGGATATGAGGATTATCGCCATGCCCCAGCACGAGGAAAGAACTTTGATCCTGATGACATGGACTCCTACGTACGTTTTGCCAAAAGCGAGGCCTCGAAACACGAATACACTTATCCTTACGTAGACAACTCAGACTTTGACCTGGGTGAAGATACCAAGGGTGCTGTGATAAAGACTCAACCTGTCAAATTCAAGCCCAGGCGGAAGGAAGATGGTGAGAGGTCGCGGTGCGTGTACTGCAGGGACATGTTCAACCACGAGGAGAACAAGCGGGGTCAATGCCAGGATGCTCCAGACCGCGTCAAGACTTGCATCCATCGAGTGAGCTGTATGTGGTGCGCAGACACTATGCTCTATCACTGTATGTCCGACCCAGAAGGAGACTATACAGATCCTTGCTCGTGCGACACCAGTGATGAAATGTTTTGCCTCCGGTGGATGGCCCTTATCGCCTTGTCTTTCATTGCTCCATGTATGTGCTGTTACTTGCCGCTTCGGGCTTGTTACCACTGTGGGGTCATGTGCAGGTGCTGTGGTGGAAAACACAAAGCTGCTGGATGA